The following are from one region of the Cetobacterium somerae genome:
- the fabZ gene encoding 3-hydroxyacyl-ACP dehydratase FabZ, which yields MLDVMEIMKRIPHRYPFLLVDRVLEMDKEAQKIRGLKNVTVNEEFFNGHFPGHPIMPGVLIVEGMAQCLGVLVLDDTEGKVPYFAAIENVKFKAPVRPGDQLIYEVQVDKLRRNIVKATGVAKVDDKVVTEASFTFTIMEK from the coding sequence ATGTTAGATGTTATGGAGATAATGAAAAGAATACCACACAGATATCCGTTTTTATTAGTTGATAGAGTTTTGGAAATGGATAAAGAGGCACAAAAAATAAGAGGATTAAAAAACGTAACTGTAAATGAAGAGTTTTTTAACGGGCATTTTCCAGGACATCCAATTATGCCAGGAGTTTTAATAGTAGAAGGAATGGCACAGTGTTTAGGGGTTTTAGTTTTAGATGATACAGAAGGAAAAGTGCCGTATTTTGCTGCAATTGAAAACGTAAAATTTAAAGCTCCAGTAAGACCCGGAGATCAGTTAATATATGAAGTACAAGTTGATAAATTAAGAAGAAATATAGTAAAAGCTACAGGAGTAGCAAAAGTAGATGATAAAGTGGTGACTGAGGCATCATTTACATTTACTATAATGGAAAAATAG
- the lpxC gene encoding UDP-3-O-acyl-N-acetylglucosamine deacetylase — MKRKTLNKEVQYNGIGLHKGEEIKMKLIPAKNGGIVFKRVDLESGKNIISMDIENTFDLTRGTNLKNEFGAAVYTIEHFLSALYIAGITDLIVELDGNELPIGDGSARVFLEVIESVGTQELEEEVKEIEIKTPINLTVGDKHIVALPYDGYKITYTIKFDHTFLKSQMLEIVLDVESYKNEIANARTFGFDYEIDYLKKNNLALGGTLDNAIVVKKDGVLNPNGLRFEDEFVRHKILDLIGDLKVLNRPIKGHIIAIKAGHALDIEFAKLLKKQEEKIC; from the coding sequence ATGAAGAGAAAAACTCTTAATAAAGAAGTTCAATATAATGGCATTGGTCTTCACAAAGGTGAAGAGATAAAAATGAAATTAATTCCAGCTAAAAATGGTGGAATAGTCTTTAAAAGAGTAGATTTAGAGAGTGGTAAAAATATAATTTCTATGGATATAGAAAATACATTTGATTTAACTAGAGGAACAAACTTAAAAAATGAATTTGGTGCAGCAGTTTACACAATTGAGCATTTTTTATCAGCTCTTTATATAGCTGGGATAACAGATTTAATTGTAGAGTTAGATGGAAATGAATTGCCTATAGGAGACGGAAGTGCGAGAGTTTTTTTAGAAGTTATAGAAAGTGTTGGAACTCAAGAGTTAGAGGAAGAGGTTAAAGAGATTGAAATCAAAACACCAATAAATTTAACTGTAGGTGATAAACATATAGTAGCATTACCATATGATGGGTATAAAATAACTTATACTATTAAATTTGATCATACATTTTTAAAAAGTCAAATGTTAGAGATTGTTTTAGATGTAGAATCTTATAAAAATGAAATAGCAAATGCAAGAACTTTTGGATTTGATTATGAAATAGATTATTTAAAGAAAAATAACTTGGCTTTAGGAGGAACATTAGATAATGCCATTGTTGTAAAAAAAGATGGAGTTTTAAATCCAAATGGTTTAAGATTTGAAGATGAGTTTGTAAGGCACAAAATTTTAGATTTAATAGGTGATTTAAAAGTATTGAATAGACCTATAAAGGGGCACATAATAGCTATCAAAGCAGGACATGCTTTAGATATAGAATTTGCAAAATTACTTAAAAAGCAGGAGGAAAAAATATGTTAG
- a CDS encoding ATP-dependent helicase, with translation MSILDKLNEKQREAAKKIEGPLLILAGAGSGKTRTITYRIAHMINEKGISPYKILAVTFTNKAAKEMRERVELLIGEDAHKAMISTFHSFGVRLLRVYGDKLGYNANFTIYDTDDQKRVIRGIMKELVVNDKSLTEGAVVSIISKLKENSISVSDYEKENRFDSNYKIILECYRRYNGTLKENNGMDFSDILVNLHKLLDIPEVLEKLQEKFQYIMVDEYQDTNNIQYNIVTKIASKYRNICVVGDENQSIYGFRGANIKNILDFEKDYKDALVVKLEENYRSTSAILTAANEVIKNNKTAKDKNLWTKKPQGELITIKECLDGREEVNYIIEEIVKRKNMGKSYREFTILYRTNAQSRLFEEGLLKYNIPYKVFGGMQFYQRAEIKDIVAYLTVINNPQDAINLNRIINVPKRKIGDKSIEKIRDYANEANISMFEALGKGMEIPGLTSGVKIALDELYTILNDLIELSHEGSVSEVFDELIRRVGYFSYLNSTYGAEAEGRVENVEELKNSIVELEKTVDFLTLREYLENISLVSATDDLEGESDYIKLMTIHNSKGLEFPVVFLTGVEDDIFPGSKKVLFNPEELEEERRLCYVAITRAEEKLYLTYAKSRFVYGEFLTKMKSRFIEELPVEVLDKVEKVQNLLPKSKLSTTDKKITGFKNVITAEDLKKMKNISNSPFAMGEKVIHTKFGLGKVVEISEKKLGVQFVDGKKDIALALATKFLTKA, from the coding sequence ATGAGTATATTAGATAAATTAAATGAAAAACAAAGAGAAGCAGCTAAAAAAATTGAAGGGCCACTTTTGATATTAGCGGGAGCTGGATCTGGAAAAACAAGAACTATTACATATAGAATTGCACATATGATAAATGAGAAAGGAATCTCTCCTTATAAAATTTTAGCAGTTACATTTACAAATAAAGCAGCTAAAGAAATGAGAGAGAGAGTTGAACTTTTAATTGGTGAAGATGCACATAAAGCTATGATTTCAACATTTCACTCTTTTGGTGTAAGATTGTTGAGAGTATATGGAGACAAATTAGGTTATAATGCTAATTTTACAATATATGATACAGATGACCAAAAAAGAGTGATAAGAGGAATTATGAAAGAACTCGTTGTTAATGATAAATCATTAACAGAAGGAGCAGTAGTTTCAATTATCTCAAAATTAAAAGAAAATAGTATAAGTGTGTCTGATTATGAGAAAGAGAACAGATTTGATTCAAATTATAAAATAATATTGGAGTGCTATAGAAGATATAATGGAACTTTAAAAGAAAATAATGGAATGGATTTCTCAGATATTCTGGTTAATCTTCATAAGTTATTAGATATTCCAGAGGTTTTAGAAAAGCTTCAAGAGAAATTTCAATACATAATGGTTGATGAGTATCAAGATACAAATAATATACAGTACAATATAGTAACTAAAATTGCATCAAAATATAGGAATATATGTGTTGTTGGTGATGAAAATCAGAGTATATATGGATTTAGAGGTGCTAATATAAAGAATATATTAGATTTTGAAAAAGATTATAAAGATGCTTTAGTTGTTAAACTTGAGGAAAACTATCGTTCAACATCTGCAATTTTGACAGCAGCAAATGAAGTGATAAAAAATAATAAAACAGCAAAAGATAAAAATTTATGGACTAAAAAACCTCAAGGAGAATTAATCACTATAAAAGAGTGTTTAGATGGAAGAGAAGAAGTAAATTACATAATTGAAGAGATTGTGAAAAGAAAAAATATGGGGAAAAGTTATAGAGAGTTCACAATTCTTTACCGAACAAATGCTCAGTCTAGACTTTTTGAAGAAGGATTATTAAAATATAATATTCCGTATAAGGTTTTTGGTGGAATGCAATTCTATCAAAGAGCTGAAATAAAAGATATAGTAGCATATTTAACAGTTATAAATAATCCTCAAGATGCAATAAATTTAAATAGAATAATAAATGTTCCAAAGAGAAAAATAGGGGATAAAAGTATAGAAAAAATAAGAGATTATGCAAATGAAGCAAATATTTCAATGTTTGAAGCTCTTGGAAAAGGAATGGAAATCCCGGGCTTAACGTCAGGTGTAAAAATAGCCTTAGATGAATTGTATACAATTTTAAATGATTTAATAGAGTTAAGTCATGAAGGAAGCGTAAGTGAAGTATTTGATGAATTAATAAGAAGAGTGGGATATTTCTCTTATTTAAATTCAACATATGGTGCAGAAGCAGAAGGAAGAGTGGAAAACGTAGAGGAGTTAAAAAACTCTATAGTAGAGTTGGAAAAAACTGTGGATTTTTTAACATTGAGAGAATATTTAGAGAATATATCTCTTGTTAGTGCAACAGATGATTTAGAAGGAGAGTCGGATTATATAAAATTAATGACAATCCACAACTCTAAAGGTTTGGAGTTCCCTGTTGTTTTCTTAACTGGGGTAGAAGATGATATTTTCCCAGGCTCAAAGAAAGTGCTTTTCAATCCAGAGGAATTAGAGGAAGAGAGAAGACTTTGTTATGTTGCAATTACTAGAGCCGAGGAAAAATTATATCTAACGTATGCTAAAAGTAGATTTGTTTATGGTGAGTTTTTAACAAAGATGAAATCAAGATTTATAGAGGAACTTCCTGTAGAAGTCTTAGATAAAGTAGAGAAAGTTCAGAATTTATTACCAAAATCAAAACTCTCTACAACTGATAAAAAAATAACAGGGTTTAAAAATGTTATAACTGCAGAAGATTTAAAAAAGATGAAAAATATTTCGAACTCACCATTTGCTATGGGAGAAAAAGTTATACATACAAAATTTGGATTAGGAAAAGTAGTTGAGATATCAGAAAAAAAATTAGGTGTACAGTTTGTAGATGGGAAAAAAGATATAGCCTTAGCTTTAGCAACAAAATTTTTAACTAAGGCATAG
- the pssA gene encoding CDP-diacylglycerol--serine O-phosphatidyltransferase, with translation MVERKYIAPNAITAANMFLGYLSITASIAGDFSKAIWFIILAMVCDGLDGKTARKLDAFSEFGKEFDSFCDAISFGLAPGILVYSVLKSSDGMKSFVIPISFIYALCGVMRLVKFNIVTTASSEKDDFSGMPIPSGASVVCSYLLFVEVVKTNFGMNLFSIEVFVGLTLLAAILMVSTIPFKTPDKVFGFVPKKLTIPFIVLILVTLKYSMFIVTCYYILVNLTKFFTERSKEDVE, from the coding sequence ATGGTAGAAAGAAAGTATATTGCACCTAATGCAATTACAGCAGCGAATATGTTTTTAGGATATCTAAGTATCACAGCTTCCATAGCGGGGGATTTCTCAAAAGCTATTTGGTTTATAATATTAGCTATGGTATGTGATGGATTAGATGGAAAAACAGCGAGAAAACTAGATGCATTTAGTGAATTTGGAAAGGAGTTTGATTCTTTCTGCGATGCAATATCTTTTGGATTAGCACCAGGTATACTGGTTTATTCAGTGCTAAAAAGTTCTGATGGAATGAAATCTTTTGTTATTCCAATATCATTCATATACGCGCTGTGTGGAGTTATGAGATTAGTTAAGTTTAATATAGTAACAACAGCATCAAGTGAAAAAGATGATTTTAGTGGAATGCCAATACCATCTGGAGCATCGGTTGTATGTTCGTATTTACTATTTGTAGAAGTAGTTAAAACAAATTTTGGAATGAATTTATTTTCAATAGAGGTTTTTGTAGGATTAACACTATTAGCAGCAATTTTAATGGTAAGTACAATTCCATTTAAAACACCTGATAAAGTATTTGGATTTGTTCCTAAAAAGCTGACAATACCATTTATTGTTTTAATTCTAGTAACGCTTAAATATAGCATGTTTATAGTTACTTGTTACTATATACTAGTTAATTTAACAAAGTTTTTTACAGAGAGATCAAAAGAAGACGTTGAATAA
- a CDS encoding YlmH/Sll1252 family protein has protein sequence MNKKYFFNLFPNEDEFLIASIWEDLSLCLDIDYPVYGSIFLPPQIWTKLYDVCTSINLEIYTLGLTPDSEKKLVIFTPKFFDSSSLEEVVTYFKIDASNKFKTLQHKDFLGTIMGLGFKREILGDIIVKDNIGYCITTKDIFNIIKNNLSQINTIPINISTISTSQIPQLEFKEITDTISSFRLDSIIASIANSSRNISTNLIESGDVLVNYNIEKSKNKIINIGSVITIRKKGKFILEKNLGENKKGKFKILIKQYI, from the coding sequence ATGAATAAAAAATATTTTTTCAATCTATTTCCAAATGAAGATGAATTTCTCATTGCATCTATTTGGGAAGACTTATCATTGTGTTTAGACATCGATTACCCTGTTTATGGTTCTATTTTTTTACCACCACAAATTTGGACAAAACTTTACGATGTTTGTACTTCAATCAATTTAGAGATTTACACTTTAGGATTAACTCCTGATAGTGAAAAGAAATTAGTAATTTTCACCCCAAAATTTTTCGATTCTTCATCTTTAGAAGAAGTTGTTACTTATTTTAAAATTGACGCTTCTAATAAATTTAAAACATTACAACACAAAGACTTTTTGGGGACAATTATGGGACTTGGATTTAAACGAGAAATTTTAGGCGATATTATCGTTAAAGATAATATTGGTTATTGCATAACTACAAAGGATATTTTTAACATTATAAAAAATAATCTTAGCCAAATAAATACCATTCCTATAAATATTAGTACCATCAGTACTTCTCAAATTCCTCAATTAGAATTTAAAGAAATTACAGATACTATTTCATCTTTTAGACTTGATTCTATTATAGCTTCTATTGCAAATTCATCTAGAAACATTAGTACAAATTTAATCGAGAGCGGAGATGTTTTAGTTAACTATAATATTGAAAAAAGTAAAAATAAAATAATTAATATCGGTTCGGTAATTACAATTAGAAAAAAAGGTAAATTTATTTTAGAAAAAAATTTAGGAGAAAACAAGAAAGGTAAATTTAAAATTCTTATAAAAC